From a region of the Babesia bovis T2Bo chromosome 1, whole genome shotgun sequence genome:
- a CDS encoding variant erythrocyte surface antigen-1 beta subunit yields the protein MSVVLKEQVERCGTSSAGQKCYLSAYCKKTATSGGGSNTEGDYYWPTLSDKADQVHLLARIFLGSVCLIWSGISQLGFLTGGTSGKERWKDKALSSETDGLGSFMAAMGYDLDRLNGSGGPGK from the exons ATGAGTGTTGTCTTAAAGGAACAGGTGGAGAGA tgtggtaccagtagTGCTGgccaaaaatgctactTGTCAGCCTATTGCAAAAAGACCGCCACTTCTGGTGGTGGCAGCAACACTGAAGGTGACTACTACTGGCCCACCCTCTCGGACAAGGCAGATcaagtccacctcctggcccggattttcctagggtcagtatgtctcatctggagtggaatcagtcagttggggtttCTAACGGGTGGAACTAGTGGCAAGGAGAGGTGGAAGGATAAAGCATTGAGTAGTGAGACCGATGGTCTCGGgtcattcatggcggccatgggctatgacctggataggttGAATGGGAGTGGTGGTCCAGGTAAGTAG